Genomic DNA from Comamonas resistens:
TGCGCAACCGGGCAGCACGCCGAACCCGATGGCTGCAACGCAAGTGGCGGGTGTCCGCCAAGGGGAACAGCTTTTTGAACGTCGATGGGCACAACCTCGGCGTCCACATGAACAAGTTCAAGCGGTGGGGCTACCGGATCGGCAGCCGGTTCAGCACCAAGACCTACGCAACCAAAGACGAAGCCAAGCTGGCGCTGTTCGATGACTTCTGGGCCGCGACCCAGGATGACGATCGGCTGTGGAGCACCGACTGAATCGAAAGAAGGGGAAGAACAACATGACGGCTCAAATTGCAGAAAGGCTGCACTACCAAGGGGAGGACGTGGCGATGTGCACGAACCCTCTCAGCGACTACTTCGCCATGGGCGGATTCAACCCGCGCTTCGAGTCGAACTGCACGGCGCTATGGCGCGGCTACGTCGGCAGTTGGGAGATCGTTGACGACCGCCTGTACCTGGTCGGTCTGACCGGAACGCTCGAAGACGGCGCCGAGGCATCATTGGCAACCATCTTCCCAGAGTTCCCAGAGCGTGCGTTCGCCCACTGGTACTCCGGCACGATCCGCATCCCCCAGGGCAAGCAACTCGAATACGTCCACATGGGCTACGGCAGTACCTTCGAGAGAGACCTGTTCCTAGATGTCGAGCGGGGTGTGGTTGTGACAACCCGAGTGCGTCAAAACGGAGTCGCTGACTTTGAAAGCGCCCCTGAAGGCTATGAGGTCGGGGCCATGACGGTGTTTCCTCGAACCGGCAAAGGCGAAGGGGAGTCGGCGTGATCTATCTCTACTGGTATCTCGGTGTCGGAGTGGCGGTCCTCGCCGTCGTCTATGGCGCACACCGCCTGACAAAGGAGAAAGAGTCCGAATTTCTTCGTGATCTACTCGACGCTGTCAACCCGGATCGCAAGAAACTTTCCTACCGCATCCTCAACAACGTCGTCGCGCCGGTTCTGACTGCGATCCTGGTTGTCGCCGTCTGGCCTGTGGCTGTCTATATGAAGGCTAAAGAGATGCTCCAGAAGAAGGACGGGACTGAGATCGAAAAGGAGCGCGAATTCGCCGTTGAGCGTCAACATCTTCAGGAACGCCTGACGGTGCAGGAGGTCGAGAGGCGCGAAGTCGTCACCGACCCGCTCAAAGCTGTGCCTGAATTGCCTTTTGGCCATCTCAACGCGGCGTGGCAGGAGTTCCTCAACGGCCACGTCGATGGCGGTGAGTTATGGTCGTTCTCGGCGCGGTGGCAGACGACATGGGGGCGCAAGGAGCTGAGGTCCGGATATGTGGTGGTCCGGGACGGAGCGCCGTGTGCCCACTTTCTGACTGTATGGAAAAACATCCTGGACGACACCGACGGCGAGGCCAAACAGGCGCACTGACGATATACCGGGATGCTCGGAAGGCAGGCTGACTCAACGTCACCTGGGGCTCCAGACTTCAGGAACAGATCCGCATCTTCGATGGCCTGCGGACGCTGGTTCAATTCCGCAAATGGGAATCGAACTGGCGCCATGAGTGATGCCCCGGACGGGTGACCTCGGCCAGGCAGAACTGGCAGGATTGTCGGCAGTTGGGGCCGGATTCCGCACCTTTCCGCAGGAGTTCGCGGTGGTCGTAAGGCGCTGAGTTACTGAGGTTTGGCGCAGGGTTCCACCCCACCACCATCCACCAAAACAAAGGCCACCAAGTACATACACTTGGTGGCCTTTTTCATTGGTAAATCAGTATCTTGTAGAACAATGGCATACAGGGGAGAACATTGACAGCCAAGCTGTGACCGGGGAACATATCGGGGAACAAAGCGACGTTTTTGATCTTGACCGGGGAACAGAGAGGGTCGCCGGGGAACACGATAGGCACTGTGTTCCGTTTTCTCTCTATAGACCGTTCATAAACGCGGAACGTCGTGGCCGGGGAACATTTCCCTAAAACCTTTGAAAGCCGGGGAACACGCTAATGCTTACAGATGCTCAGTGTCGCAATGCCACATGCCCTCCTGATAAAAAGCGGGCACGTTTGACGGACTCAAGTGGGCTGTATCTGGAAGTCAGTCCTGGAGGATCCAGGCGCTGGTTTCAGAAAATTTACCGAGACGGCAAGGAAACGAGGCTGGCGCTGGGGAGCTACCCGACGGTGAGTTTGACTGCTGCAAGGCGGGCCAGAGATGCTGCAAAGTTGCAAAAAGCCGACGGAGTGGATCCGATACAGGCGCGTAAGGTTGAACGGCTGAAGGCCAGCAATCCTGCGGGAGATAGTTTTCAGGTCGTTGCGCTGGAGTGGTATGAAAAGCAGGAATCTCAATGGAGCGAAACGCACGCTGTACGCGCTAAGCGCCAGCTAGAGAGGGATTTGTTCCCATGGCTGGGCGATAGGCGATTGGCGGATATCGAGCCTGTGGAGCTTTTGGCAGTGCTGCGCAAGATTGAGGAGCGTGGTGCGGTTGAGACAGCTGACCGAGGCTTGATGTTGGCTCGCCAAGTCTGGCGCTATGGCGTTGCCACGGGGCGGGTGGGTCGTGACATAACGGGAGACCTCAAAGGGGCATTGTCACCGTATCGTGGTAAGCACTTTGCTGCCATTACAGAGCCTCAACAATTTAGTGAGCTGCTGCGGGCCATCAAAGGGTACAAAGGCGGGCCGGTCGTTCGCGCCGCTTTACGGCTGGCTCCGATGCTGTTTCAGCGTCCCGGCGAGTTACGTGGTGCGGCCTGGGCAGAGATGGATTTGGATGCCGCGCTGTGGACGATTCCGGCAGCCCGGATGAAGCGCAACAAGGACGGTAAGGAAAACGGGCAGCCCCATATCGTCCCGCTGTCTACACAGGCTGTTCAGATTCTGGAAGCCCTGAAGCCATACACGGAGATTACCGGATTGGTGTTCCCCGGTGAGCGGCAGCGCAGCAAACCTATATCTGAAAACTCAGTTCGCACTGCCTTGATATCTATGGGCTACACGCCAGATATTCAGACTTGGCATGGATTCAGAGCTTCGGCACGCACCATGCTTGCTGAGCAGTTGGAGTTCGACCCTCTGGTGATTGAGGCGCAGTTGGCTCATGCGGTGCGTGATGCTAACGGGCGCGCATACAACCGAACTACCTATTTGAAGCAGCGCCAAATCATGATGCAGCGTTGGGCAGATTACTTGGATAAGTTAACTGCTGCAGGAGCCTGAGTGA
This window encodes:
- a CDS encoding tyrosine-type recombinase/integrase; the protein is MLTDAQCRNATCPPDKKRARLTDSSGLYLEVSPGGSRRWFQKIYRDGKETRLALGSYPTVSLTAARRARDAAKLQKADGVDPIQARKVERLKASNPAGDSFQVVALEWYEKQESQWSETHAVRAKRQLERDLFPWLGDRRLADIEPVELLAVLRKIEERGAVETADRGLMLARQVWRYGVATGRVGRDITGDLKGALSPYRGKHFAAITEPQQFSELLRAIKGYKGGPVVRAALRLAPMLFQRPGELRGAAWAEMDLDAALWTIPAARMKRNKDGKENGQPHIVPLSTQAVQILEALKPYTEITGLVFPGERQRSKPISENSVRTALISMGYTPDIQTWHGFRASARTMLAEQLEFDPLVIEAQLAHAVRDANGRAYNRTTYLKQRQIMMQRWADYLDKLTAAGA